GCTGAAGCTGCACCCATAAACAGACCAGCTACCACACCAACAACCAATGCTTCAGCACCTAACTGGGCTGAGATAGGTAACCGCTGTCCGATTAACATGCTAACACTTTGATTTTGATACTGGAACGAAGTTCCAAAATCACCACGAAAGGCATTTACCAAATAATTCAAGTACTGTTGCCATAAAGGCAAATCTAAACCATATGCTTTGTTCAATTGGGCAATCATTTGCGGCGTTAATTTAGGATTATTGAACGGTGTTCCTGGCATAATTTGCATCAAGAAAAACGTAGCAGTAATCACCAAGAATAACGTGAAAATCAGAAGCGCCAATCGCTTTAAAATGTATTTCACCATAGTCTTGTCTTCCTAATAAATAAGAATTGACATACGTCAATTCTCATTTTTAATTAAATGTAGTTTAATTCTATCATAAACCTCTTACTTACGGTAGGCATATTTCAGGTCCATATTTAATCCTGTAGTGTTGATAATAACACCTTTAACATTTGAACGAGCTAATGAATATCCTGAACGGAAGTAAAGTGGATTAAAGTTGGCTTCCTTATACAATGCTGCTTCAGCTGCCTTATAATCTGAATCGCGTGCAGAGTCATTCAAAGCATCTGTGGTTTCAGCTTTTTCAACTGCTGCAGTATATGCAGAGTTCTTGAATTGTCCATCATTGTATGAAGCCCCATCCTTAAACAAGTCATAGAATGTTGAACCTTCTGGATAATCACCACCCCAGAGTGAAACAATCGCATCAAAGTTTTGTGTTTGAGCATCTTGCAAACGTTGCTTGAATGGTACAAACTTTTCTTCGACCTTCAAACCAGGCAATGCTTTTTGTAATGAGCCTTGCAGGTAATCTAATGTGGTCTTCGCAGTTGCACTATCTGCATCAGACGTAATTGTCAAAGTCATGCTTGTTTCACCGACTTCTTTCAACCCTTCTGCAAATAACTTAGCAGCTTCTTTAGTGTCATACTTGTAACCGGGAGCAACGTACTTTGCTAAGTCTTCGCCAGAGGCAGTCTTAGCTAACCCTTCAGGTGCCAAACCAGTAGCAGGAGTTGATACACCAGAAGTAACTTGGTCAACCAATTCTTTACGGTTTGTTGCTAAGTTCAAAGCTTGACGAATCTTTGTGTTAGACAAATACTTATTTTTACCAGTTTGGTTGTATTCGATATAAGCTGTTGTTGCTTCTGGAACCTTTACAGTATCCTTGTTGCTCTTGTTAGCAGCATACAATTCTGGTGTTGATATTGATGCACGGTCTAACTTGCCTTGCTTGTACAATTGCACAGCAGTTTCAGCTTTTTTAACAACAGAATAGTCAATTTCCTTTGTCTTAACGCTCTTGGCATCCCAGTAGTTATCGTTCTTAACAAGCTTAAAGCTGTTATTAGTGCCGTTCCAACCTTCAAACTTATAAGGACCAGAATACAATTGCTTTGCAGATGTCGTACCATACTTCTTACCTTGCTTTTCAACAAAGCTCTGCTTCTGAGGCATAAAGTTTGCAAATGTGAGCAAATACTTAAATTGTGGCATTGGGCGTTCTAACTTAAATGTAATTACATTCCCCTTAGACGTCACACCCAAAGTACTAACTTTGGCTTTTCCAGCAACAATGTCGTCTGCATTCTTAACACCTGATGTCAAATATGCATATTGTGAAGCAGTCTTCGGGTTAACAATGCGTTGCCATGAATAAACGAAATCCTTAGCAGTTAGCTTAGATCCATCTGACCACTTCAAGCCACTGCGCAATGTAGCAGTATAA
The Leuconostoc suionicum genome window above contains:
- a CDS encoding peptide ABC transporter substrate-binding protein; this encodes MDTWKKWAIGAAVVVVAGAGTRAAGLWGGSNGSSSDTLKFSFPTEIQTLDISKNTDTYSGTIIGNTGSNLLRVNAKGKAVPELAKSVKVSKDGLTYTATLRSGLKWSDGSKLTAKDFVYSWQRIVNPKTASQYAYLTSGVKNADDIVAGKAKVSTLGVTSKGNVITFKLERPMPQFKYLLTFANFMPQKQSFVEKQGKKYGTTSAKQLYSGPYKFEGWNGTNNSFKLVKNDNYWDAKSVKTKEIDYSVVKKAETAVQLYKQGKLDRASISTPELYAANKSNKDTVKVPEATTAYIEYNQTGKNKYLSNTKIRQALNLATNRKELVDQVTSGVSTPATGLAPEGLAKTASGEDLAKYVAPGYKYDTKEAAKLFAEGLKEVGETSMTLTITSDADSATAKTTLDYLQGSLQKALPGLKVEEKFVPFKQRLQDAQTQNFDAIVSLWGGDYPEGSTFYDLFKDGASYNDGQFKNSAYTAAVEKAETTDALNDSARDSDYKAAEAALYKEANFNPLYFRSGYSLARSNVKGVIINTTGLNMDLKYAYRK